Within the Microbacterium sp. 1S1 genome, the region AGCAGCTCGTGCCCGTTGGCGATGCGGATCACCCTCTCCCCGTCCGTGAGGAGGTCGACCGGGCCGGAGACGGCAACCACGGAACCGTGTCTGTCCGCGAGCTCGCGGGCGGCCGCAGCGGCCGCCTCGGTGTCGTCCGTCGCGTCGACGCCGCGGCCGCCACTGCTGTGTCCCGCCAGCGCGAGGATCTCGGACGCGTTGCCGCGGATGGCGGTGGGACGCTGCGCGGCCAGCTCATGCGCGAGCGCCGTCCGCACCGGGAGGGTGCCGATCGCGACGGGATCGAGCACCCAGGGCGTGCCGCCGGCAAGCGCTCCGGCCACCGCCTCCCGGCTGGCCTCGCGTTGCTCCGGGGTCGGCGTCCCGAGATTGACGAGGAGCCCCGAGGCGGCACCGGCGAACGGCTCGGCCTCGCCGACGATGTCGACCATGGCCGGCGCTGCCCCGAGCGCGAGGAGCACGTTGGCGGTGAACCCCGTCACGACGGCGTTCGTGATGCAGTGCGTCAACGGCGGCGCAGCTCGGACCTCCTCCCGGAGCCTTCCCGCCGTGGCGGCGAGGTCGAAGACGGATTCCGGACGCACAGGATCGCTCATTGCGACATCCCTTCGCTAGTACGAACTAGATCAGGTTCGACGGGTGTGATCTCAGCCGCGGATGCGGCACCCCGTGTCACTGCCTCGCAGTCTAGCGAGCGAGGGCATCGAGCAGCGCCCGCTCCTCCGTCCGCGTGAGTCCAGCGCGGCGCTCCCGGTCCGCACCCCGTTCGCGCTCGTCCGCCACGACGCGTTCCGCCGTCTCGTCGAGGGGCCGCAGCCTGCCTCCGCTGCGCCGGTACCGCGCGTTCGAGCGGGTCATGAATCCGCTCATCTCGGACGGCAGCCACAGCGGCAGCGAGCGAGGCCCGGCCCAGTACGCGACGCTTTCCGTGACGAGGAACTCCTCTGAGGCGACGACGACCGGCCCGGTGTGCCCCGCGGCCGCGCGCACGGTCCGCAGCACGTCCTCCAGGTCGCGCACGTCTCCGATC harbors:
- the thiM gene encoding hydroxyethylthiazole kinase; the encoded protein is MSDPVRPESVFDLAATAGRLREEVRAAPPLTHCITNAVVTGFTANVLLALGAAPAMVDIVGEAEPFAGAASGLLVNLGTPTPEQREASREAVAGALAGGTPWVLDPVAIGTLPVRTALAHELAAQRPTAIRGNASEILALAGHSSGGRGVDATDDTEAAAAAARELADRHGSVVAVSGPVDLLTDGERVIRIANGHELLTRVTGGGCALGAVMAAFLGAASGTETDALTAVAAATLVYTVAAERAAESSRGPGSFAVGLLDALSAVSPADLRARARVEEETR